The proteins below are encoded in one region of Lonchura striata isolate bLonStr1 chromosome 1, bLonStr1.mat, whole genome shotgun sequence:
- the C1H8orf88 gene encoding uncharacterized protein C8orf88 homolog: protein MFQNVTEAKKFIGKSLQPARPVHQLSSKQASPIALNIPTELPSSTEVCLKSKVDWSSEMTEVKILTQAVMLCQPKQHESGAKKERIQYSRDFLLKLSNVSLSQKKPEFLPDHPVVLEKPVKNKPFIDICKK, encoded by the exons ATGTTTCAAAATGTTACAGAAGCAAAAAAGTTTATTGGTAAATCCCTTCAGCCAGCACGACCTGTGCATCAACTGTCTTCTAAACAAG CATCACCCATTGCATTAAACATTCCGACTGAATTACCCAGCAGCACTGAAGTATGTTTGAAGAGTAAGGTTGACTGG TCATCTGAAATGACTGAAGTGAAGATCTTAACTCAAGCTGTGATGCTCTGTCAACCAAAACAACATGAATCAGGagcaaaaaaag AAAGGATCCAATACAGCAGAGATTTCCTTCTGAAGCTTTCAAAtgtttctctctctcagaaGAAACCAGAGTTTCTTCCTGATCACCCAGTTGTACTTGAAAAGCCA